The Triticum aestivum cultivar Chinese Spring chromosome 6D, IWGSC CS RefSeq v2.1, whole genome shotgun sequence genomic sequence AGAGTCTTGTGCAAATTCTCTCGAATTATGTTTGATCCTGTGACCAACTTGGCTTGATAGCTGATGGAAGATGGCGACGCAGCCAACAAATAAATACAGCAGACTCATTCACGTTCCCACAGCCCCCACCTATGACCTACCGCAGAGTGCCCAAACAACGGCCGAACGTACGTAGAGGACACAAAACGGGAACGCCCGCGCCAGCACGCTGCCGAGTGCCGGCGCCACACCCCGCCAAGCGATCCAGGCCCACCACCCACGACGCACCAGAGAGCATCCCTAGCGACCCGGGGGCCGGGGGTAGCGTCCGTGTCCGTGTGGTGCCGCAAAACGGTAACGGCCGGGCGAAGCAACCGCGCCGATACGGACGGACGGACGGGAGTACGCGCGGGCGCTCGGCAGCGCACATGGGAAGGAGGGCAAGAGGTGCGACAGGGAAGATGGTACTTCCTCCGTTTCTgtttacaagtcctgcgcgtataTCTAGATTGTCAATTTTATCAttttaatataaactatataacacaaaaattatatcgtttgaaaatagaacatctgaaatttatagtggtatattttttgtaatatatgacttgtattacgttggtcaaattgacgatctAGAGATACgcacacgccctgtaaactgagagagagggagtaaaaACACTCCGACTCTGCGGCCGTATCCACCATATCTTCACGCCCGGGGATTTCCACCATCCCCTTCATCATTGCCTTCCTCTTTCCGTTCAGACTTCAGATTTGGGGGCCTCTTCTTTCACCTACCACCATTCTCGACCCACACAGCTCGAAGTGTACCGGCGACTAAATTCGTGTGGGTTTAAGTCGGcgttaaggccttgtacaatgcaaggtatTTAAGGGATATGCTTAGAGAAATAAATTAGGCTTTTCTTAAGCATCGGTGTTTATTTGTACCGGGTAGACGTTTAATTAGGTGTCTTTTCTATGGAAATAaagcaccggtgcttcagaaaaatctGATTATTTTTCTAAAGACCTCCCTAAGCgcctagcattgtacaaggcctaacggTGTTGCAACCGTGTTGTGTGATAAGTTCAGACAATCTGAATATGCTATGGTCAAGCGAGATACCCACTCACTCGCAGTGTAAccaaaatgtaagacattttttgatttTGCATGGGGCATAAAAAAGGTCTTTACATTTTGTTACGGAAGGAAGGAGTAGTAAACTGTATCGTTCAGTAAGATTAGCAACGGAATGAAGCATCCGGAACTGAACGCAATAAGCAAGGCCACCCTCGATCACGCGGCAAAGAATGATCAACGATGGATGCAGTGGGGCACACCCACATCAACCAGTCACGCGCCAAAGCTTATAGACCAGAAACAATTCTCGACGGGTGTCCACACTATAAAATCCAGCCACCACCCTGGCAGCAGTACTCTACCGTGCATCCTGCATCCCCAGTGTCCGTTTCGTGCCATTTGTGCAGAGTGCGGCTCTGAGCTCTCGGCGCGTCGGGGACTGGGGTTTCTCCAAGGCTGAAAAGGCGAGCAGTGGGCGACCCTGGAAGAAGTACACTGCACACTCACGAGGCAGGCAGCGATAGCAACCAGCGCTGCGCAACAATGGCTGCTGGCAGCGCCACCTCCAGCTCTTGGGCGCTCCTCCTCGTCTCCATCCTTTCCGCCGCGTTCCTCTTCGGCGTAGGGGACGCCGGGGCTGTTCACAAGGTGGTCGACCCGGAGTGGCATCAGGCCACCGCGACCTGGTACGGCAGCGCCGAAGGCGACGGCAGCGATGGTAAGCTCTCTCCACGGCCATCCGTTTATCTTCCCTGCAACTCTCACATCCTTGGTCTAGAGCATGCAAATTTAAGGTTCGCAGAGCCGCAGCAAGCCAGCAATGGCGCGGCATCTGTCATCGTGGTTCGTCTGTAACTTGTAGTCGCATATCAAATTCGCCCCACCATTTTAGTGACTCGGGATTGGGGTTTTTGTTCTCTTCTCCGTCTTCTCTTGAAAAAATACTTCTAGCCGTTAGCATATTATCCTTTTTTTTCAACTTCGTTGACACATTATCGGCACCTCATCGGATCCTCGGCACGCATATGCCTATAGGATGCACAAGGAATTTCGCGTATGCCGTTTTAGCCGGCACGCGAGCGTGGTGGTGCCAAAAGGCCGTGCCGGGTCCTCGGCTATCCGCCTTTCTTTAACATGAACTAGAGTATCCGCTTTTCACTAACAAAACAACCACAAAACTCGGCTCAAATAGTAAGTTTTAATCCACCCCGCACTGTCGGCGTAAGTAAAAACTGAAGCCTGAACATTAATTTTGCACTATCGTCTGCTAGATGTGAAAGGCATGATGCCGGTACGTCTGAGATCTGACAACACCGAAACTTACCTTTGCTTTGGCATTTCACCGCGAGATTATAAAGACGTATGAGCAGCATTCACACTCACTAGTTGGCACTTAGCACTGGCCTATTTTAAAGGCAACCATGAGTAAGTTCGATCTTGTCTTGAGGTTAACGCATCCTCACATGATCCGGCTTGCTTGCTCCCTCCCCGTGCTCCCACCTCATCCTACGGCCGtcttttttcccttttcctttttaaTCTAATCATCTTCCCCCTGATTTTAAGAAGGTGGGgtcgggccttattttgttccaatcaaatcaagccacgtatgcaGGAGCACAAAGGGGCGCACGCGCGGGGAGCCGGCAAGTCTCGTCCATCCTCACAACGGATCCACATGCAGCTCACGTCCTTAATATATATGCATCCATGCCATTTGCATTTCAATGTGTCCCACACATGTCCTTTTGCCGTTTGGCCAGTGCTGTTACTAGATCTGACCACCCGGCATCGACGTTTCTTCTCTAGATTAACTTCTTCCCCTTCTAGGACCACGGTTGATCGTGGATCGATCGCACGTGCATGCATGTAGCATGCTACCCCGTTTTTTGTCTCCGTGCCATGCATGGGTTGTAAAAGTTACTGTGCTACTCTGCTGATCTCGTGTATGTAAACGCACGTTGTTTGCAGGCGGCGCGTGCGGGTACGGGACGCTGGTGGACGTGGTGCCGATGAAGGCCCGCGTGGGCGCGGTGAGCCCGGTGCTGTTCAAGGCCGGCGAGGGCTGCGGCGCCTGCTACAAGGTCAGGTGCCTCGACCGGGGCATCTGCTCGCGCCGCGCCGTCACCGTCATCGTCACCGACGAGTGCCCCGGCGGCTACTGCTCCCTGGGCCGCACGCACTTCGACCTCAGCGGCGCCGCCTTCGGCAGGCTGGCCGTCGCCGGCCACGGCGGGCAGCTGCGCAACCGAGGCGAGATCTCCGTCGTGTTCCGCAGGTGACACGCAACTTGCTCAGCTTGCCATAATGCCATTCAATTAGCATTTCTACCCCCCGAACTAGCCGTGCTCCGTTCCATCCGGGCCACGTCGCCCACCATGTGTCGACGGTGCTAGCAGACAGAAAATGTCTACCACTATACCCTTCCGTCTGACAGTTTAACCACTTGAACTCTGTCAAAAAGTTGTGTACGTACGGCGTAGAGTAGAAACAAAGGCTGTCAAAATGCTCAACGACACTGTCAGATCTGACTAGCTACGGGTCGAGGACCACCGGCCGGGGTTCACCGTTCAGTGTCTGTCCACATGCCTTCGCCTGCTGTAGTTGGATCTTGGACCGGGCGTGCCTCCATGCAACATTTTTCTTGTCACGACTCCCCGGCCGGCCATCACGCCTTCTCCATTCACACTGTCTATTGAGGCTGGCCGCGCACACGCCTCTGCACGCCGAGGCTGGCTGCAGAGTTCACATTTTGTCATGTTCATAGCGCGGGATGAAATAGGCAGTTTACAGTTTGACCGAGATGGCTCATGAGCTCCATGTGCGTCCCGTTTGATTTCAGGACGCCGTGCAAGTACCGAGGGAAGAACATTGCCTTCCGCGTGGTCGAGGGCTCCACGAGCTTCTGGCTCTCGCTTCTGGTGGAGTTCGAGGACGGCGACGGTGACATTGGATCCATGCAGCTCAAGCAGGTAAACAAAAGGAGTGCGCCTTTATGCCGTTAATTCAGCACGCACTTTGCATTGCCATAGGTAGGATCAAAACCGAAAGAAATAATCGATCGCATCGTCACCTACTCTTGAAATGCATGAGCGGTAGAGTGGCACTAACATGGAAAATGTTGCTCCCTCCGCCCCGAATATGTGGTGTATAAATTCAGTTACAAAGTCAATTATTAATAAGTTAATTAAATATGTAGCATAAAAATATCAATGACAACAACACTGAATAAATACATTATGATAATGTTGATGGATATATTAATTTTCAtatgatattttttttgaattttatatgATATATTATTTATCTTCCTATATTTGTACATATGCCTGTTCAAACTTAGAAAGCTTTGTACATCACCTATTTAGGGGAGAGGGAGTACTAGAGGGTGGATTATTCAAAATGCAAGGTTTTTTTTTTCCGTGGGCAGTGCGCTAGTGCATGCATGTGATTGGCCATTGTGGGCGACATAATAGTAGATAGGCAGGCATGGACAGCAGCTTGGCCCctgcattttttctttctttttgagtTGATTGGCCGTACCTTACCAGGTCCCGCACACAGTGAATACGCCATGCCCTTTGCCACGTCCCCTGCTTTTCCAAAGATGCTAAGTGACACCCCTTGGTCTCATTCTCAACAATCTCAAATGTCCAACTCCACTAATACTTCGTACTGCCTCGCAACACTGGCTTGCTAGGTACTTCCTCCGTCcaaaaaaatttatccctcaaataaatatatctagcatcaagttagagcatcttcagccgttgagCTCCCAGAAGGCTTTTTTTTGCCGCTTGGGAGGCTACCGGCGAAAATTTTGGCCTGGGGGTGAAAACGTTTCCAGCCGTGTCCACCCCCAAGCCGTGCCCAGGCCGCGCCCTCCCCAGGCCACGGCCGGCCCGGCCTCGCCGCCGAGCTCGCTCCTCCGCACGAGGGTTCGCTGGCCACCTCCGTCCCTGTGTGTACAAGTACTCGTGCCTCTTCGTTCCTCCATCGCGCGCCCTGCATCTTCAGCCCTGGCATCGGCGTGCCCGCTTCGCTGCGGTCGCTTCGTCCTGCGCCTGCATCGACCCCGACTCCGCGCAGGTctgcgccgccccgctcgcccTCCGCTCCCGCGCCTCGGCCGTCTTCGCACTGGTTCGGCCTCCGCCCGAGCCCCCGGCGCCTAGCCACGCCGTCTCGCGCGCCTGCGTACGGCCCTGCTCCTGAGCCGGCCGCTGCTCCGTAGTCGGCAGGAGGCTCCGCCGATGCGCCCGCCTCATCCCGGGCCGGCTGCGCCCCGGTCCTTCGTCGCCGGGTCCCCCGCACCTCCCGCTACCCGGCCCCGTGCCGCGTTGCCTCGCACGCGACCCCGCTCGTCCTCGCCCGAGCTCGCCCTGCCGCTGTCTTGCCGGCCGCCTCCCCGGACGGCTACGAGGTGCTGGAGAGGGATTCGGGGCTGGCCTTCGCCTCGAGCACGCCGGACGCCGACCACGCGCGCCCGAGCTGGACACCTGACTCCTCCAGCGACGCTCCGCCCCGCGCCGACGCGCTCCGCGCTCGAGAGAGAGGGGCAGGCGAGAAGAAAGAGGAAAAGAGAGGAGAGAGGTTGTGGGAGGCCAACGGTGGGCCAACCGCAAGAAAAAGGCATCGCCGGCACGCCCAGCTGCTCCACAGGGGGCTGGGTTTGGTGTGGGACTGCCGGCGTTAATTTTCTCTAAATCCGGCGAAAAATGAGGCTTTGGGGGGCTGAGTGGGGGGATATTTTACTGCCGGCGCCCAAAAAGTGGCTGTGGGGGGGCGTCTTGGGGggccggctggagatgctcttagtgctagatacatccatttgaggaacaaatttgggacaagttttttcggacggagggagtttCACAGATCAGTCTTCCATCCCCTACACAGGCTGCATTATGATGTCTGGAGCAACTTTGTGTTTTGGCAACGCAAATAGGAAAATAGTTTAGTTTCAGGTCttattttgcaatttttttgtCATGTTGAAGTTTCAAGTCTATATTATTGTACTGATCTGATGTGAAGTCACTAATTTGCATTATCGTAATGTATGCACAGGCAAACTCGGCACAATGGCAGGACATGAAGCACATATGGGGTGCCACTTGGAGCCTCACGCCGGGCCCGTTGGTGGGACCGTTCTCTGTTAGGCT encodes the following:
- the LOC123144930 gene encoding expansin-B16; amino-acid sequence: MAAGSATSSSWALLLVSILSAAFLFGVGDAGAVHKVVDPEWHQATATWYGSAEGDGSDGGACGYGTLVDVVPMKARVGAVSPVLFKAGEGCGACYKVRCLDRGICSRRAVTVIVTDECPGGYCSLGRTHFDLSGAAFGRLAVAGHGGQLRNRGEISVVFRRTPCKYRGKNIAFRVVEGSTSFWLSLLVEFEDGDGDIGSMQLKQANSAQWQDMKHIWGATWSLTPGPLVGPFSVRLTTLTTKKTLSAQDVIPRNWTPKATYTSRLNFA